The stretch of DNA AACGGCGCAACTTTTGAAACAATGCCATTGTGATTTACGTTGCGTCCATTATCTTTGTGAATTTATTAACTATCGCCACCTTTTAGCAGGATTGAATATTTATAACGCTTTATGTGGCATTATAATATATATTTTCCCTTAAAAGGAGTAACTTATGAACGCTAATGATACTAAAATAAGTAACTATCAGGCCGCCATGCTTACTCTCGGCACTTTATTGTTGCCTATAATCTGAACCATGCCGATGATCTCGTTTGGCGGTGCCAAACATGATGTTTGGTTGTCAGCGGTTTTAGCGACCACTTTGGGTTTAGCTGGTGGTTATTTGATAATTACCCTGGGCCTGAGATACCCTTCGCAAACCGTCATTCAATATAGCCAGCAGATTGTCGGTAGATGGTTAGGCGGATTTATTTGTCTATTATACATAACTTTTTTTTTACTAATAGCTACAATGGCTACCCGCGACTTCGCAGAATTATATTTAACTTATATCATGCCCGAGACCCCTATCTATATCTTTACAGGTGTTATATTACTCATGGCCGCTTACGCCTCAGTAAACGGCTTAGAGGTTATTGCTCGCATCGCGGAAATTTTCGTTCCCATCATTCTCTTTGTTACTGTCTTAGGTATTTTGTTTAATATACCGAACATGAATTTTTTAATGCTGTTGCCGGCACTGGAAGACGGCTGGCGACCGGTAATAGTCGATGCCATTGTGGAAGTACCGTATTTAGGCCTAGTCGTTTCCTGGCTGTTCCTTTTGCCTTCATTGAACATAAAAACAGGAGCCAAGAAGACCCTCCTGTTATCCATCGCCATTGTCGGTTTGGCTATGTTTCTTGTATCTATTGCAATCGTAATGGTTATAGGACCAGACATTCCGGTTCGCTCTAATTACCAGTTTTATACCATATTTCGTTTAATCAATATAGCTAATTCTATTCAACGGATTGAACCGCTGTTCTTAGTAGCTTGGACATGTACCGGTTTTTTGACAGCTACCTTTTTTTACTACGCCACGGTAGCTTCCATCAAACAATGGCTGGGCCTAAATACCTATCGCCCACTCATCTTACCAATAGGCGTTATTATTTTTAGTCTCTCCATTTTAATGTTTTCTTCTTACATAGATTTGAGAAAGTTTTTTAGTTTGGAGCTATTTGGAATGATAGCTATACCTGTGGAGTTTGGGATTCCATTGTTACTCTTAGGAGTAGTTTACGTAAAGGAGAAAATTATAAAGTAGTACTACCCCGTTAGCTTAAGAAACCACACATTTTAAACAAAATGGTCTAAAATAAAACTAAAAAAATTATGCTCATTTTGCCGGTTTAGAGCGATATATTATAACCGCCATTCTTATTGCAAAAATACCAGTAAAAGCAATAGCAGTTCCAGCCAAAGAACCCCATAATCTGCCCGTTTGACCCCAACAAAAATACGGAATAACCACTAATCCAAGCATTGTTCCCACACAAATGCTTAAAGAAAATTTTAACGCGTTTAACAGTTCTTTTTTGTATTTTATCAAATAACACCCCACAAAATATAAATAATCATTGATTTGCTTCACACTTATCTACTAATGTTCATTATAACCTATTTCTCCCTGTGGGACATCTTTAACATAATGTTCAGCGGGTTAGTTTATTCGTTGTAAGTGAAACAAATAAACAATTTGACAATTCCACCCTGTTCTTTCAATAATAATTAAGTTCTTATTTGCTTGGAGACACCTGCAAATCTTCACCGGCTAACTTAGTAGCCTTATAAATTATACCGTTGTCGTAACTTTTTATATCAAAATATCCATTATAAAAATTCCATATATCTGATTTATTTGAGTATTTTTCAAAACTGTCCAGTATTTGATTAAATAAAATTATTGCTTCATTTTCTGTTGGATGCTCCTCCATCATAAGTCTAAACTTTATATCTTTTTTTCCATCAAAGGAAGATGATGTTGTACCTATCTTCACTGATTGTTCAAGGAATTCTTCCGATTTCCCAAGTATTTCACTTACATTGATGTCTGGTTGTTGACTGCAAGCAATAGTTAAAAATAATAAAACAACTGGTATGGTAATATAAAATAGCTTGGTTCCTTTCATAAAATCCCTCCTCTGCTAATTATCCTTATCTTAACATTTTTATAACCTCCTTACTAACAGATAAGTACACTTGGTATATTAATTGGTTTTAGTAAGGGTTAATTTATTTAAAAGTATTATCACGCCAGTTTTCCAGAACTTAGCCATATTTTTACATTTGACTACAAAGGCCGATCATCACTACTTTTAAAGCAAATTAGTAATAATTGTTAGTTAAATTATTATACCCTAACTAGCGTGATAATGTAATATTATCACGCTAGAGTTATCTAGCGAGTCATTTTCCTCCGTACTTTTCTATATCTTTTCATGACTAAAGTCACGAGTATGCGGCCAAGTTTCATCAAAGTTCCCCCGATGGCGCTGCCCAAACCAGTGGGTCAGCGTGTCAGCATCAGTTAGAGAAATATCAGTCAGTCCAAAACTAGCCTGGGAAGCCAGATCCAGATCAAAGCTCATGAAACCGGCCCGGTGCTGCCAAATTGTATAACTAGTGGAAAAAGACTGCACACTGCGGTTTGGAACAATGAACGTAGTCCGGGCTAAACTACGGGAGCGTACCGCCAGCATATTACCTTGCACCCCCCAACCAGCGCTTTTATATCCCCAGAAACCCCAGAGTGCTCCCAATATTGGCAATGCCAGGGCAAGTTCCCCCCGGGGCAGCCAAGCCAAGACCGGCAGTACCAGCAAAATCCCCGGAATAAAACCCCGTAGCACATAGCGCCGCATAGCTTTAAAAGGCAGTGGTTGCAAAGGGATTTTTATGGCAAATTCCGGTAGAAACTCCCCAAGTAAAGACTCCAACTCCTTTTGCCGGGCCAGCGGCCATAGTAGCGTCTTTTCGTGACTTTGCGGCCCATATCCGGCACTTTCCACATGCAATGTAAAACAACCCAAGGGCTGGCGCAGCACTCCCTCAACCAAGCGAACAGCCTGAATACGTCCCACGGGTATGGATACCTGACGCCGCTGCAGTAACCCATAGACAACTTGAAGTTTATCGCCGGAGCGGGTCAGCGTAAAACCACCGTATTTAAAGACCATTCCCAACGTGGCTAATAGCCATAACGTTAAAACTGTAAACAAAATTAAATACATCAGGTTTACATAGCTCCAAACCCAGTTAACATACTGCTGCCAATTGAGTTCCAATCCTATATCATCAAGCAAGGCCCAGGCCCCGGAGAACAAGGAAACCACCAGTCCGAGGGCACCACCGGAAGTGGCTCCAAACAAAAGCAACTCCTTAAAAGAAAGCCTTTTTAATATCGCTGCACCGCTAACACCCTTTCGGCCTTCCTCTACTCCAGATAGCAACAGACTCTGACGAAGTTCCCGAGCAACCGGCATGGAAAGAGCATATAAAATAGCTTCGGGCTTTTCCCCACCGGCTGTTTCCACCTGCACAGATACCACATTAAACAAACGATGCCATACCCCTTGATTGAAATCAATGGCCTGAATACGTTCACGGGGGATCACGATCCTTTTGCGTACCAGCACCCCTTGTTCAACAACCAAAGCCCCGTTCTCCACCCGAAAGGTAAAACGAAGCCAGCTAACCAGGCCCCAGGCCAGAACGACCAGTATAATTACCGTCCCGGTGACAAACAGCCAGAACGGAGAATATCCCCTTTGTAAAATCCGGGTAACGAGAAAGATGACCAGTGGCAAAAGGAAATCCTTTAACAGCTTGAACGCTCCCAATAGAATCCCCAGCAGGTGCAGGCGGCGGGGCTCAGATATCATCATTGGACACCCTGGCCAGACTGGCAATCCGGTCCCGGAGCTCATCGGCCGCTTCCTCCGATAGGGCAGGTATTTGGTGGGTGCCTGCCGCCGTAGAGGCGTTCACGGTTGCCAGGCCATAACGGCGCATCAATATACCCTGTGCAGTATCTACGTGTTGAATACGGGTCATGGGAATTAAGGTGCGTTTGATAAACCAAACCCCTCTCTGCAAGTAAATTTCCTCCCTGCTAACCTGGTAACGCCAGCGTTCCCAGCGCAGCTGGGGTAGTACCGTTACTTCAAGCCCGCCATATATCACAACTGCCGCCACCGGCAGTATTGGCACCCAATCCGGCCAATGAAACAATTTAACCAGTAATAGCGCCAGACCAATACCCACCGCTCCTAGAGCCAAAGCCTCTAAAAACCCGCTTATTCTCCACACCTGCACAATTCGCCTATCAATCCGCTCGCTGGGTTCGGAACGCAATTTTTATCCCTCTCCTTAACATCCTCGGGTGTACCATGATTTAATATAACATATTTTAGGTAATGTTGGCAGCGTTCGCCTTGTCAGTAACAATATATAACGGTGATATAGGCACCGACAGTGTCGGTGGCAAATGCAAATCGTTACCGACATTGCC from Desulfoscipio gibsoniae DSM 7213 encodes:
- a CDS encoding PH domain-containing protein; protein product: MMISEPRRLHLLGILLGAFKLLKDFLLPLVIFLVTRILQRGYSPFWLFVTGTVIILVVLAWGLVSWLRFTFRVENGALVVEQGVLVRKRIVIPRERIQAIDFNQGVWHRLFNVVSVQVETAGGEKPEAILYALSMPVARELRQSLLLSGVEEGRKGVSGAAILKRLSFKELLLFGATSGGALGLVVSLFSGAWALLDDIGLELNWQQYVNWVWSYVNLMYLILFTVLTLWLLATLGMVFKYGGFTLTRSGDKLQVVYGLLQRRQVSIPVGRIQAVRLVEGVLRQPLGCFTLHVESAGYGPQSHEKTLLWPLARQKELESLLGEFLPEFAIKIPLQPLPFKAMRRYVLRGFIPGILLVLPVLAWLPRGELALALPILGALWGFWGYKSAGWGVQGNMLAVRSRSLARTTFIVPNRSVQSFSTSYTIWQHRAGFMSFDLDLASQASFGLTDISLTDADTLTHWFGQRHRGNFDETWPHTRDFSHEKI
- a CDS encoding PH domain-containing protein, whose protein sequence is MRSEPSERIDRRIVQVWRISGFLEALALGAVGIGLALLLVKLFHWPDWVPILPVAAVVIYGGLEVTVLPQLRWERWRYQVSREEIYLQRGVWFIKRTLIPMTRIQHVDTAQGILMRRYGLATVNASTAAGTHQIPALSEEAADELRDRIASLARVSNDDI
- a CDS encoding GerAB/ArcD/ProY family transporter, which translates into the protein MISFGGAKHDVWLSAVLATTLGLAGGYLIITLGLRYPSQTVIQYSQQIVGRWLGGFICLLYITFFLLIATMATRDFAELYLTYIMPETPIYIFTGVILLMAAYASVNGLEVIARIAEIFVPIILFVTVLGILFNIPNMNFLMLLPALEDGWRPVIVDAIVEVPYLGLVVSWLFLLPSLNIKTGAKKTLLLSIAIVGLAMFLVSIAIVMVIGPDIPVRSNYQFYTIFRLINIANSIQRIEPLFLVAWTCTGFLTATFFYYATVASIKQWLGLNTYRPLILPIGVIIFSLSILMFSSYIDLRKFFSLELFGMIAIPVEFGIPLLLLGVVYVKEKIIK